Part of the Actinomycetota bacterium genome is shown below.
CGACGTGTCGCTGTTCGAGTCGGTCCTGTCGTGGATGGGGTACTTCCCCCATTTCCAATGGCACACGGGCACGGTGCCGGCGCGGTCGGGGATGCGGCACCAGTCGATCATCCCGTACGGGCCGTTCAAGGCCCGCGACGGCCGCTACGTGAACATCGCGATCACGAGCGAAGGGCACTGGCGGCTGTTCTGCGAGCGGGTCGTGGGCAAACCCGAGTGGCTCGCCGACGAACGGTTCGCCTCGATCGTGACGCGCTACCAGTACAAGGACGAGGTCGAAACGGCCGTCGAGGAAGTCATCGCGACCGAGGACGCGCAGACGTGGTTCGACCGGCTCGGTGCGGCGGGGCTTCCCTACGGCGAGCTGCGCGACATCGCCGGGGTCGTCGAGCATCCCCAAGCGATCGCGCGCGGCATGTTCGTGCAAGCCGGCTCGGAAGTGGGGGAGCTGCCGATCGTTCGGTTCCCGCTCGCGGGAGCGAAGGAACGGCGGATCCCGGCCATCGGCGAGCACTCCGAGGAGATCCTGGCCGAGGCCGGCTTCACCGCCGAAGAGATCGAACGGCTGCGCGCCGACGGGACCGTCGCGCAGGCCTAGATCTCCGCGGAACTGCGTACCAGGCCCGCCCGCGCTAGCATCCCGGCGGGATGCTCGAGGGGGTCAGGGACGTGAACTGGGCGTCCCTTCAGCACGCCTTCGGCTCGGCGGGCGATGTGCCCGACAACCTCAGGGCGCTCGTCTCGGGTGACGCCCGCGCCGCCCGGGTAGCGCTCCAGGAACTGGGCACCTCGCTCCTCCATCAAGGCTCGATCTACGAGGCGACGGCGGCCGCCGTCCCATTCCTGGCCGAGATCGCGCTGGAGCCCTCC
Proteins encoded:
- a CDS encoding CoA transferase: DVSLFESVLSWMGYFPHFQWHTGTVPARSGMRHQSIIPYGPFKARDGRYVNIAITSEGHWRLFCERVVGKPEWLADERFASIVTRYQYKDEVETAVEEVIATEDAQTWFDRLGAAGLPYGELRDIAGVVEHPQAIARGMFVQAGSEVGELPIVRFPLAGAKERRIPAIGEHSEEILAEAGFTAEEIERLRADGTVAQA